TCGTCGAGACCGCCGTCGCCGCGATCGGTGGCGCGCGGGTGATGCCGGGCGTCGCCGCGTACGGGTCCGCCGAGTCCCGGCGCTGGGCCGAACAGGCGAGGGACGCGGGCTGTGGGGCGGTGATGCTGCTGCCGCCGAACGCGTACCGTGCCGACGAGCGGTCCGTGCTCGCGCACTACGCCGAGGTCGCGAAGGCGGGCGTCCCGGTCGTGGCGTACAACAACCCGATCGACACCAAGGTCGACCTCGTCCCCGACCTGCTCGCCAAGCTGTACGGCGAGGGGTACATCCGGGCCGTGAAGGAGTTCTCCGGCGATGTCCGCCGGGCCTACCAGCTTGCCGAACTCGCCCCGGAACTGGACCTGTTGGTCGGCGCGGACGACGTACTGCTGGAGCTGGCGCTGGCCGGCGCCAAGGGCTGGGTGGCCGGATACCCGAACGCGCTGCCCGCCGCGACGGTGGAGCTGTACCACGCGGCCGTGGACGGCGACCTCGCCACGGCGAAGAGGCTCTACGAACAGTTGCACCCGCTGCTGCGCTGGGACTCCAAGGTCGAGTTCGTGCAGGCCATCAAGTTGTCCATGGACATCGTGGGGCGGCCCGGGGGACGCTGCCGGCCGCCTCGGGTGGAACTGCTGCCGGAGCAGGAGGCCGTGATCCGGGCGGCCACGGAGAAGGCCGTCGCTGCGGGCCTCGCCTGACCCGCGCGGGACGCAGCGAGAACGAGCGAGAAGGAGACCGGAGCATGCGCAGCACACTCGTCCTGCACGCCGTCGACTCGCACACCGAGGGCATGCCCACCCGGGTGATCACCGGCGGGATCGGCACGATCCCCGGCGCGACCATGAACGAACGCCGACTGTGGTTCCGTGAACACCGCGACGACATCAAGCAGTTGCTGATGAACGAGCCGCGCGGGCACGCGGCGATGAGCGGCGCGATCCTCCAGCCGCCGACCCGCCCCGACTGCGACTACGGCGTGGTCTACATCGAGGTCTCCGGCTATCTGCCCATGTGCGGCCACGGCACGATCGGCGTGGCGACCGTGCTCGTGGAGACCGGCATGGTCGAGGTGGTCGAGCCGGTCACCACCATCCGCCTCGACACCCCGGCGGGCCTCGTCGTGGCCGAGGTGGCGGTGGAGGACGGCGCGGCCAAGGCGGTCACCCTACGGAACGTACCGTCGTTCTCCGTCGGCCTCGACCGCAAGGCCACGCTCGCCGACGGCCGGACCGTGACCTACGACCTCGCCTACGGCGGGAACTTCTACGCGATCCTGCCGCTGCAGCAGTTCGGACTGCCCTTCGACCGTGGCCGCAAGGACGACATCCTGCGGGCGGGCCTCGACCTGATGGAGGCCATCAACGCCGAGGGGGGACCCGTGCATCCGGAGGACCCGTCGATCCACGGCGTCCACCACGTCCACCTCTACGCTCCCGGCGCCACCGCCCGGCACTCGCGGCACGCGATGGCCATCCACCCCGGCTGGTTCGACCGCTCCCCCTGCGGCACGGGCACCAGCGCGCGCATGGCCCAGCTCCACGCGCGCGGTGAACTCCCGCTGCACACCGAGTTCGTGAACGAGTCCTTCATCGGCACCCACTTCACCGGCAGGCTGCTCGGCGAGACCGAGGTCGCCGGGCTCCCGGCCGTGCTGCCGAGTTTCACCGGCCGCGCCTGGGTCACCGGCACCGCCCAGTATCTGCTCGACCCGTCCGACCCCTTCCCGTCCGGATTCGTCCTCTAGGATTCCGGAACTTCACACTTCAGGAACCACGGACTTCAGGACCGACGGACTTCAGCTTCGGACTTCAGAAACTTCGGACTTCAGGAATTCAGGAGAGACCGCATGCCCCCCACGGAGTCGCGGCGCGGCGGCGTACCGTCCGTCTCCACCGCTGCCGCCGCCGCTCCCCCGGCCCCCGCCCTGCCGGTGCTGGGCGGCAAGAAGAGCAGCTACCGCGAGCGGGTCGCCGACGCGTTGCGGGCCGCGCTGATCGCGGGTGAGCTGCGGCCGGGCGAGGTGTACTCCGCGCCTGCGCTCGCCGGACGCTTCGGCGTCTCGGCGACGCCGGTGCGCGAGGCCATGCTGGATCTGGCCAAGGAGGGGCTGGTCGACACCGTGCCCAACAAGGGGTTCCGGGTCACCGCCGTCACCGAGCGGCAGCTCGACGAGTACACGCATGTCCGCTCGCTGATCGAGATCCCGACCACGGCCGGCCTGGCCCGGACGGCCGACCCGGTCTCCCTTGAGGCGCTGCGGCCCGCCGCCCGCGAGATCGTCGCCGCCGCGGCCGCCGGTGACCTCATCGCGTACGTCGAGGCCGACACCCGCTTCCACCTCGGTCTGCTCGCCCTCGCGGGCAACGCGCACCTCGTCGAGGTGGTCGGCGACCTGCGCAAACGCGCCCGCCTCTACGGCCTGACCGCGCTCGCCGAGTCGGGCCGGCTGCTGTCCTCGGCACAGGAGCACCTGGAACTTCTGGACGCGCTGCTCGCCCGCGACGAGGAGGCCGTACGCGGGGTGATGACCCGCCACCTCGGTCATGTGCGCGGAATGTGGGCCGCGCCGGAGTGATCGTCCACGCCGCGCATGGGGACGGAGCGACGGGGCATCTCTGACAGGTGTGATCGGAGCGACGCGCGCTCCGACTGACGTTGAAAGTATGATCAGCCAATGTCTGACATGACCGAAACCACGCCGGGCTGGCTGACGTCCGACGAGCTCGAGTCGGCGCGCGCCAGGATGCCGATCCTGTACGTCGAGGCCGTGCCCGTGCGCGTCGACGACAGCGGCGAAGTGACCAGCATCGGCCTTCTGCTGCGCATCGGCCCGGACGGAACGGTCAGCCGCACGCTGGTCTCCGGCCGTGTGATGCACCACGAGCGGGTGCGTGACGCGCTGCTGCGCCATCTGGAGAAGGACCTCGGCCCGGTGGCGCTGCCCCGCGTCCCGTCCGCCCTCCAGCCGTTCACGGTCGCCGAGTACTTCCCGACGCAGGGCATCACCCCGTTCCACGACCCGCGTCAGCACGCGGTCTCCCTCGCCTACATCGTCCCGGTATCCGGCGACTGCCGCCCCCGGCAGGACGCCCTCGACCTGGTGTGGTTCAGCCCCCAGGAGGCGGCGTCGGCCTCCGTCCAGAGCGAGATGCCGGGTGGGCAGGGGGTCCTGCTGAAGCAGGCCCTGGCGCATGTGGGCTGCTTGTCCTAGCGGAGGCGGGACGGGGCGTGGGTCGCCCTCGCCGGGGCTCAGGGTTCCTGGCCGGGACTCGGCTCGGCCTCAGGGCTTCCGGCCGGGCTCGGCCCCAGGCCCTCCGGGCGGGCTCAAGCCTCCCGGCCGGGACTCGGGATTCACGTCGGCTCAGGATTCCCGGCCGGGACCGGGAATTCACGCCGGGCTCAGGGTTTCCGTCCGGACTAGGGATTCACGCCGGGCTCAGGGTTTCCGTCCGAGGTAGGTGACGTGCCCGTTCCCGCTCAGCCTCGCCGCGGCGGGGGCCGCCAGTTCGGTCGCCGTGGCGCGGGCGACGGCGGCGCGGCCCGCTTCCCCGAGGGCGTCGGCGAGGCGGGCCCGGC
The DNA window shown above is from Streptomyces akebiae and carries:
- a CDS encoding dihydrodipicolinate synthase family protein encodes the protein MATTANTENTENRPWRGVLVATALPLRDDLSVDHDAYAEHCAWLVENGCDGVVPNGSLGEYQVLTPEERAAVVETAVAAIGGARVMPGVAAYGSAESRRWAEQARDAGCGAVMLLPPNAYRADERSVLAHYAEVAKAGVPVVAYNNPIDTKVDLVPDLLAKLYGEGYIRAVKEFSGDVRRAYQLAELAPELDLLVGADDVLLELALAGAKGWVAGYPNALPAATVELYHAAVDGDLATAKRLYEQLHPLLRWDSKVEFVQAIKLSMDIVGRPGGRCRPPRVELLPEQEAVIRAATEKAVAAGLA
- a CDS encoding proline racemase family protein — encoded protein: MRSTLVLHAVDSHTEGMPTRVITGGIGTIPGATMNERRLWFREHRDDIKQLLMNEPRGHAAMSGAILQPPTRPDCDYGVVYIEVSGYLPMCGHGTIGVATVLVETGMVEVVEPVTTIRLDTPAGLVVAEVAVEDGAAKAVTLRNVPSFSVGLDRKATLADGRTVTYDLAYGGNFYAILPLQQFGLPFDRGRKDDILRAGLDLMEAINAEGGPVHPEDPSIHGVHHVHLYAPGATARHSRHAMAIHPGWFDRSPCGTGTSARMAQLHARGELPLHTEFVNESFIGTHFTGRLLGETEVAGLPAVLPSFTGRAWVTGTAQYLLDPSDPFPSGFVL
- a CDS encoding GntR family transcriptional regulator encodes the protein MPPTESRRGGVPSVSTAAAAAPPAPALPVLGGKKSSYRERVADALRAALIAGELRPGEVYSAPALAGRFGVSATPVREAMLDLAKEGLVDTVPNKGFRVTAVTERQLDEYTHVRSLIEIPTTAGLARTADPVSLEALRPAAREIVAAAAAGDLIAYVEADTRFHLGLLALAGNAHLVEVVGDLRKRARLYGLTALAESGRLLSSAQEHLELLDALLARDEEAVRGVMTRHLGHVRGMWAAPE
- a CDS encoding NUDIX hydrolase family protein, which translates into the protein MTETTPGWLTSDELESARARMPILYVEAVPVRVDDSGEVTSIGLLLRIGPDGTVSRTLVSGRVMHHERVRDALLRHLEKDLGPVALPRVPSALQPFTVAEYFPTQGITPFHDPRQHAVSLAYIVPVSGDCRPRQDALDLVWFSPQEAASASVQSEMPGGQGVLLKQALAHVGCLS